The stretch of DNA CCGGGATTCACTTTCATGCGCGGCGTGGGGCGTTTGTCGAGAAAGGCCAGCCGCTGGCTACGCTCTATGCGACGCGCGAGGCGATGCTTGCCGAGCCGGAATCGCTGCTGAAGCGGGCGATTGTGTTTTCGGCAACCAAGCCGGAGACGGTTCCGCTGGTGAGCCGGATCTTTACCCAAGACGACGCCGAAATCTACCTGCGCAATGCTGTAAGGTAATAAGCAATCCATTCACAAGAAGCGCCCATAGTGCGTGTTTAAGGAGCTTGCCTTTTGGAGAGATTCACTGGGGTGCTGGGAATTGTTGCCGTGCTGCTTGCGGCGTGGCTGGGCTCGACTGACCGCAAGGCGATTCGCTGGCGGACGGTGTACTGGGGACTGGGGCTGCAATTCGCGTTCGCATTCCTTGTGCTGCGCTTCAGTTACGGACAGGCGTTCATGTCGAGCGCCGGCGGCGTGGTGCAGAATATGCTGGCCGCGACCTACAAGGGCACTGCGGTGCTGTTCGGAGAGCTGGGCCTGCCCAACGCGGGACGGTTCGGAGCGCTGATTTCTGACACGGCCCATCCTAACGCCGGGTCGATCTTTGCCTTTCAGGTGCTGCCGACGATCATCTTCATCTCCGCGTTTTTCGCGGTGATGTACCACATTGGTCTGATGCAGATCATCATTCGCGGGCTGGCGTGGCTGATGCTCAAGACGATGCGCATCTCGGGCGCGGAGAGTATGAATGTGGCGGCTTCGATCTTCATGGGCCAGACGGAGGCTCCGCTGACGATCCGGCCGTTTCTGGCCGGGGCGACGCGCAGCGAGTTGATGACGATTATGACGAGTGGGATGGCGCATGTCTCGGGGGGCATCATGGCCATGTATATATCGCAGGGTATCGACGCGTCGCATCTGCTGTCGGCGGTGATCATGACTTCGCCGGGAACGATTCTGATGGCCAAGATGCTGGTGCCGGAGACTGGCGTTCCCGCTACCGAGGGCCGTGTGGTGATGCCCAAAAACGAGGAGCACAAGGACGAGAATCTCATCGGCGCGATTGCCCGCGGGACACTGGATGGCGGCAAGCTGGCTTTCAATGTGGGGATCATGCTGATCAGCTTTCTGGCGCTGGTGGCGCTGCTGGATAGCATTCTGGGCTGGTTTCATGCGGGGCATCTCTGGTTTCCGGGGAGCCTGGGACAGATTCTTGGGTTTGTGTTTGCGCCGGTGGCATGGCTGATCGGAGTTCCGTGGCATGATGCGGGGGCGATTGGGAATCTGTTGGGCACGCGCATGGCGCTGAACGAAGTGATCGCCTATATTGCGCTGGGCGCGCAGAAGGCTACACTGGCGCCGCGCTCGTTTACGATTGCGACCTTTGCGCTTTGCGGCTTTGCGAATCTTGGCTCGGTGGGAATGCAGATCGGCGGCATCGGCGCGCTGGTGCCGGAGCGGCGCAACGATCTGGCCAGACTGGGGATTCGGGCGATGCTGGCCGGGACGATGGCGAATCTGATTTCTGCGTCGATTGCGGGGATGTTTCTGGGGTAGGCTCTTCGTGAGGGTTTCCCGATGAGCGATTCTGCGAAAGACCGTTGGTTGCTGGAGCTGGCCGAGGGGCGCACGGAACTGGTTTTCGATTTGCTGGAAGCCGGGTGTTCCGCAGACTTCACGGATGAAAACGGCGTCTCGCTAATGCAGCAGTGTGCGTATTACGGGGATGTCAGCGCGATTCATTTCCTGCTTTCACATGGAGCCAACCTGACGGCTCTCGGCGAGGATCTCGGCATTGGCGGCGCAAGCTATCACGGTCACTGGCGGCTTTGCCAGTTCCTGCTGGAGCAGGGTGCCGACGCAAACTGGACAGATGCGGAGACGGGCGAGACACCGCTGCACAATGCTTTGGCGAAAACTGACCGCGTGGTCTACGACCGTGTGCTGACGGTGTTGCTGGCGCATGGCGCGAATCCGAATGTGGCGACGAAGCCTGGTGTCGAGACGGGGGCTTTCATGCGGGATTGCCGGACGAAGGGCGAGACTCCGCTGCATCGGGCGGCTGCGTTTGGCAAGGTGGAGACGATCCGTATGCTGAAAGATGCCGGGGCCATTGTCGACGCGAAGGATGCGAATGGAGAAACTCCGCTGTCGTGGGCGAGCTGGTATGGGCGGCCTACTCCGGTGTTGCGGGAGCTACTTTATGGGAATTTTCGAATTCATCCGCAGAACCAGAGTATGCGGGCGAATCTGCTGGGGAAGCCGCTGATATAGGTACAGGAGATGGCGAATCTGATTTTCGGCGTCGACTGCCGGGATATTTCTGGGGTAGGTAGAGCAGGCTAGGCAGATTTCTTCCTAGGTGTCTTCCTGCTAGAATTTCGGCGGGGAACAAATATGATCGATATGAAACAAGCTGTCCAAACTGCCGTGACATCCGTCGAAAGTCTTTATCCGCAGGCGAAGGACATCCGACTTGAGGAAATCGAGCCGTATGGTGACTTACATTGGAGCGTCGTTCTGTCGTTCAAATCCGGCGAGCCGACAACCCTCGCAGCCGTTATGGGAGCGGAATCTCGCCTTTTCAAGAGACTTGAGATTGATAAGTCCACGGGTACGCTTGAAGCATTGAAAGTCTGGAAGCAATGAGTTCGTACGTCGAACTTCTTCTGCAAAGATATCAATCCAAAGGACTTCTGATCGACGCGAACCTTCTGCTTCTATATTTGGTGGGTTCTTATGATACGCGGTTAATTGGGGACGGCAAGTACAATAAGCTATCGAAATATACTCCGGAGGATTTCAATCTGCTGATCCGATTGAGGTCTGCATTTGCAAAGTCCGTTACGACGGCGCATGTTCTTACCGAAGTAAGCAATCTTACCAACGATCTTCCCGAGTCGACCAAGGGCGAGTGTTTGTCGGAGTTCTTGCAAGTCTTTGAAAATATCGAGGAACTGACCGTTGCGAGCTTCCAGGCGGCGAAGCGCCCTGAATTTCGCTATCTAGGGCTAACCGACTGCGCTCTTGCAGAAGTATCTACCCGCTTCCTGATTGTGACCGACGATGCGCGTCTGGTCGCAAAATTGGGAGAATCGGGGCTAGAGGCGCTGAATTTCAACCATTTAAGGGAGTATCTTCTGCCCAAGTAGCTCCGCGCGTTCAATGCGACGGAACCGCAACACCTGTCGGCGGATAAAGTATGTTCTATGACTTCCTCTCCACTTCCTTCCTATTTCGACCAAGCCAACAAAGCAGCGAACTTCCTTCGCGAAAAACTCGGCGCGCTCATGCCGCGCATTGGTATTGTGCTCGGCTCCGGGCTTGGGGCTGTTGCCGATGCTGTGTCTTCGCCTGTTTTCGTTGCCTACGGGGCGATTCCGCACTTTCCACAATCGACTGTCGAAGGGCACTCGGGGCGGATTGTCGCTGGGCTACTGGGCGGCGTGCCGGTGATTGTGATGCAGGGGCGGGTGCATTATTACGAGGGATATACGCCGCAGCAGGTTACGTTTCCCATGCGGGTGCTGGGCCGGTTGGGGATTGAATCGGTGATTCTGACCAATGCTGCCGGAGGAATCAATTCGAATTACCAGATCGGGCAGCTGGTGCTGCTGGCGGATCACATCAATCTGCTGGGGTTCAATCCGCTGGTGGGGCCGAATGAACCGCGTTTTGGTGAGGTTCCGGGATCGGGGCTGCGGTTTTTCGATATGACGGAGGCTTACTCGGTGCAGCTTCGCGGGCTGGCGCAGGAGGCTGCGCGGACCATTTCCGAGTCTGGCGGTGAAGCGCTGCATGAGGGCGTGTATCTGGCGACTTCGGGGCCGAGCTTTGAGACGCCAGCGGAGATTCGGGCGTTTCGCGCGCTGGGCGCGGACCTGGTGGGCATGTCAACTGTGCCTGAAACGATTGTGGCGCGGCACATGGGTATGCGGGTGCTTGGCATCTCCTGCGTAACGAACCTGGCCGCGGGGATTTCCGCGACGCAGCTTAGCCACGAGGAAGTCTTCGAGGCGGGCAGCCGGGTGCAGCACAAGCTGGCGCGGCTTTTTGAACGGCTGGTTCCGGCTATTGCCGCAACGCAGATGGAGACCGCTTCGTGATTGATCGAAGCGACACAACCGGGGAATCCGGCCGGCTTCCCTTCCCTCCGGTGATGCTGGCTGTGGCCGGCGCTTCGGGGTCGGGCAAGACGACGCTGGCGGCGGAGCTGGCGCGGACGCTGGGCGGCTTGCATTTCCCGCTCGACACGTACTACCGCGACCTGGCTCATCTTCCGGTGGAAGAGCGCGCGTTGCAGAACTTCGACGACCCGGCAATGATCGACGTTCCGTTGCTTGCCAGCAATCTCCAGGCACTCTCTCAAGGGCACAGCATCGAGCGGCCGCTTTACAGCTTTGCGGAGTTTACACGCATCCCCGGCAAGACGGAGACGATTCGCCGCGGTTCGCTGGTGGTGGTCGAGGGGCTGTTTGCGCTTTACTTTCCCGAATTGAGGCCCTTGTATCAGCTCAGCGTA from Acidicapsa acidisoli encodes:
- a CDS encoding NupC/NupG family nucleoside CNT transporter codes for the protein MERFTGVLGIVAVLLAAWLGSTDRKAIRWRTVYWGLGLQFAFAFLVLRFSYGQAFMSSAGGVVQNMLAATYKGTAVLFGELGLPNAGRFGALISDTAHPNAGSIFAFQVLPTIIFISAFFAVMYHIGLMQIIIRGLAWLMLKTMRISGAESMNVAASIFMGQTEAPLTIRPFLAGATRSELMTIMTSGMAHVSGGIMAMYISQGIDASHLLSAVIMTSPGTILMAKMLVPETGVPATEGRVVMPKNEEHKDENLIGAIARGTLDGGKLAFNVGIMLISFLALVALLDSILGWFHAGHLWFPGSLGQILGFVFAPVAWLIGVPWHDAGAIGNLLGTRMALNEVIAYIALGAQKATLAPRSFTIATFALCGFANLGSVGMQIGGIGALVPERRNDLARLGIRAMLAGTMANLISASIAGMFLG
- a CDS encoding ankyrin repeat domain-containing protein, producing the protein MSDSAKDRWLLELAEGRTELVFDLLEAGCSADFTDENGVSLMQQCAYYGDVSAIHFLLSHGANLTALGEDLGIGGASYHGHWRLCQFLLEQGADANWTDAETGETPLHNALAKTDRVVYDRVLTVLLAHGANPNVATKPGVETGAFMRDCRTKGETPLHRAAAFGKVETIRMLKDAGAIVDAKDANGETPLSWASWYGRPTPVLRELLYGNFRIHPQNQSMRANLLGKPLI
- a CDS encoding PIN domain-containing protein yields the protein MSSYVELLLQRYQSKGLLIDANLLLLYLVGSYDTRLIGDGKYNKLSKYTPEDFNLLIRLRSAFAKSVTTAHVLTEVSNLTNDLPESTKGECLSEFLQVFENIEELTVASFQAAKRPEFRYLGLTDCALAEVSTRFLIVTDDARLVAKLGESGLEALNFNHLREYLLPK
- a CDS encoding purine-nucleoside phosphorylase, yielding MTSSPLPSYFDQANKAANFLREKLGALMPRIGIVLGSGLGAVADAVSSPVFVAYGAIPHFPQSTVEGHSGRIVAGLLGGVPVIVMQGRVHYYEGYTPQQVTFPMRVLGRLGIESVILTNAAGGINSNYQIGQLVLLADHINLLGFNPLVGPNEPRFGEVPGSGLRFFDMTEAYSVQLRGLAQEAARTISESGGEALHEGVYLATSGPSFETPAEIRAFRALGADLVGMSTVPETIVARHMGMRVLGISCVTNLAAGISATQLSHEEVFEAGSRVQHKLARLFERLVPAIAATQMETAS
- the udk gene encoding uridine kinase, whose protein sequence is MIDRSDTTGESGRLPFPPVMLAVAGASGSGKTTLAAELARTLGGLHFPLDTYYRDLAHLPVEERALQNFDDPAMIDVPLLASNLQALSQGHSIERPLYSFAEFTRIPGKTETIRRGSLVVVEGLFALYFPELRPLYQLSVFVDTPDDICFARRLKRDIEERGRDPESVRRQYAATVRPCSLAFVRPLIDFADLVVDGADSLDFKIELVVNTLRKRGLLGRLEPGFGSRIG